A stretch of Brassica rapa cultivar Chiifu-401-42 chromosome A08, CAAS_Brap_v3.01, whole genome shotgun sequence DNA encodes these proteins:
- the LOC103833690 gene encoding putative acyl-activating enzyme 19 isoform X4: MSNCCCISHKFADAASSNPHKVAVTHSSARFMSEPPSPVHDGDTLFTFADLSSSVDSLSLRLRRILDAPVHNDPHLITPPQSSPGTDKLAESGVYIPKVLALYMPPSAEYIISVLSVLRIGEAFLPLDPSWPRDRVSSILSSSNVALVIACGSSFDQFGCEPLCRSHWLAQSSAHHPVLFFSMSERLSAEAAPRSTLAWPCKKERQRKFCYLIYTSGSTGMPKGICGTEQGLLNRFMWMQEHYPVVGEQQFAFKTSVGFIDHLQEFLGATLNSTPLVIPPFTLLKQNITSIIDFLEAYSISRLVAVPSMVRAILSTLQHRGHNKLQSCLKLVVLSGETFPLSLWDSLHTLLPETCFLNLYGSTEVSGDCTYFDCSGLPKLLETEKIGSVPIGKPISNCKILLLGDEDKPCEGEICVGGLCLSQGYLHSSIESQSYVMLHNTSLCNHLTSDCGSQLYYRTGDYGRKLSSGDLVFIGRRDRTVKVNGQRLSLEEIETTLELNPYVTEAVVILNRDQTELASLDAFLVLNKETKPDEDVIYSIRNGMREKLPSVMIPNHFVLVESLPSTSSGKVDYEALARLKCPRSRSHGEDMMHINETDSLLDTIKKAVCDALMVKDVSDDDDFFAIGGDSLAAAHLSHSLGIDMRLIYQFRSPSKLVICMSEKKGKLREDMQHNTIQKPDHKTEIEDNNELVSRPSRMQCENSVSAKRLKIDSDQFSSKSMKDKISWDSGYSEMQYAFSRCNNVHYLNSCGNEGGNRENWSVELPRNQMVSIQELWKVHMESCVDASPLVVLKHSKTYLFIGSHSRKFFCIDANSGSICWETILEGRIEGSAMVVGDFSQVVIGCYKEKLYFLDFSTGSLCWTFQAGGEIKCQPVVHTSSQLIWCGSHDHTLYALDYRSQRCVYKLQCGGSIFASPIIDEGHSSLYVASTSGRVTAVSIKVRSTKYSLE, from the exons ATGAGCAATTGCTGCTGCATTTCTCACAAATTCGCCGATGCAGCCTCCTCTAACCCTCACAAAGTCGCCGTCACTCATTCCTCGGCGAGATTCATGTCGGAACCTCCTTCGCCTGTTCACGACGGTGACACACTTTTCACCTTCGCCGACCTATCTTCATCCGTCGATTCTCTCAGCCTTCGTCTCCGTCGCATTCTCGATGCTCCAGTCCACAACGATCCTCACCTCATCACACCACCACAATCATCTCCAGGTACAGATAAGCTCGCTGAGTCAGGTGTATACATCCCAAAGGTGTTGGCCTTATACATGCCGCCTTCAGCTGAATACATAATCTCTGTGCTTTCTGTTTTGAGGATTGGAGAAGCCTTTTTGCCTTTAGATCCTTCTTGGCCGAGAGATAGGGTCTCGTCCATTCTTTCCTCTTCGAATGTTGCTCTTGTTATCGCCTGCGGCTCTTCTTTCGATCAGTTCGGGTGTGAGCCGCTTTGCAGATCGCACTGGCTTGCTCAAAGCAGCGCCCACCACCCTGTGTTGTTCTTTTCCATGAGTGAGAGGTTGAGTGCTGAAGCTGCTCCCCGCTCAACCCTTGCTTGGCCTTGCAAGAAAGAGAGGCAAAGGAAGTTTTGTTATCTCATCTACACTTCTGGATCTACTGGAATGCCTAAAGGAATATGTGGCACTGAGCAAG GACTTTTAAACCGTTTCATGTGGATGCAAGAGCACTATCCTGTTGTTGGAGAGCAGCAATTCGCTTTCAAGACTTCAGTTGGTTTTATTGATCATTTGCAGGAGTTTCTTGGCGCTACTCTCAATTCCACCCCATTAGTCATTCCTCCTTTTACTCTCCTTAAACAGAATATTACATCCATCATTGATTTTCTGGAG GCGTATTCTATCAGTAGGCTCGTAGCTGTCCCATCGATGGTCAGAGCTATTCTATCTACTTTACAACATCGTGGACATAATAAGCTCCAAAGTTGCCTGAAGCTGGTAGTTTTAAGTGGCGAAACCTTTCCTCTGAGCCTGTGGGATTCACTTCACACGCTACTTCCGGAAACATGTTTTCTGAACCTATATGGGAGTACAGAG GTATCAGGGGACTGCACTTATTTTGACTGCAGTGGCTTGCCAAAACTCTTAGAGACCGAGAAGATCGGTAGTGTTCCTATTGGCAAGCCGATTTCCAATTGCAAAATTTTACTTCTTGGTGATGAAGATAAACCGTGTGAGGGAGAAATATGTGTTGGTGGTCTCTGTCTTTCTCAAGGATACCTGCATTCCTCGATAGAGTCCCAAAGCTACGTGATGCTGCATAATACCTCACTCTGCAATCATTTAACCAGTGATTGTGGAAGTCAGCTTTATTATAGAACTGGTGATTACGGCCGAAAGCTTTCTAGTGGTGATTTGGTTTTTATTGGAAGAAGGGATCGAACTGTTAAAGTCAATGGACAACGCCTGTCCCTTGAAGAGATTGAAACAACTCTAGAACTAAATCCATATGTTACTGAAGCTGTTGTTATACTTAACAGAGATCAGACAGAGCTTGCTTCACTTGATGCCTTTTTAGTACTGAACAAGGAAACCAAGCCTGATGAAGATGTCATATATTCTATCAGAAATGGGATGAGAGAAAAACTTCCCTCGGTGATGATTCCTAACCATTTTGTTTTGGTGGAGTCACTGCCAAGTACTTCAAGTGGGAAAGTTGATTATGAAGCACTAGCAAGGTTGAAATGTCCTAGAAGTAGAAGTCATGGTGAAGATATGATGCATATCAATGAAACTGATAGTCTACTGgatactattaaaaag GCCGTTTGTGATGCTTTAATGGTCAAAGATGtttcagatgatgatgatttctTTGCCATTGGTGGAGACTCTTTAGCCGCAGCGCATCTTTCTCATAGTCTTGGTATTGATATGAGATTGATCTACCAATTTCGAAGTCCGTCCAAGCTTGTGATCTGTATGTCCGAGAAGAAAGGCAAGTTAAGAGAAGATATGCAACACAACACCATTCAGAAGCCAGACCACAAGACAGAGATTGAGGATAATAATGAGTTGGTTAGTAGACCTTCAAGAATGCAGTGTGAGAACAGCGTCTCTGCAAAGCGATTGAAAATTGATTCAGATCAGTTCTCTTCCAAAAGcatgaaagataaaatatcATGGGATTCAGGATATTCTGAAATGCAGTATGCATTCAGTCGGTGCAACAATGTACATTATCTAAACTCGTGTGGTAACGAAGGGGGAAACCGAGAAAACTGGTCGGTGGAGTTGCCAAGGAACCAAATGGTCTCTATTCAAGAGCTATGGAAAGTTCATATGGAGTCTTGTGTAGATGCCTCGCCCCTGGTTGTGTTGAAGCATTCCAAAACTTATCTATTTATTGGGTCTCATTCACGTAAATTTTTCTGCATcgatgcaaatag TGGTTCGATCTGTTGGGAGACCATTTTAGAAGGAAGGATCGAAGGTTCAGCCATGGTAGTTGGTGACTTTTCTCAG GTCGTTATTGGATGCtacaaagaaaaattatatttcttaGATTTCTCAACTGGAAGCTTATGTTGGACATTCCAAGCAGGTGGTGAG ATAAAGTGCCAACCTGTGGTGCACACATCTTCACAACTGATATG GTGCGGATCACATGACCACACTCTCTATGCCCTTGACTATAGGAGCCAACGCTGTGTTTATAAGCTGCAGTGTGGTGGGAGCATATTTGCGTCACCTATAATTGATGAG GGTCATAGTTCACTTTATGTGGCTTCTACAAGTGGCCGCGTGACAGCTGTATCAATAAAG GTCAGATCTACAAAATATTCCTTGGAGTAA
- the LOC103833690 gene encoding putative acyl-activating enzyme 19 isoform X5, whose translation MWMQEHYPVVGEQQFAFKTSVGFIDHLQEFLGATLNSTPLVIPPFTLLKQNITSIIDFLEAYSISRLVAVPSMVRAILSTLQHRGHNKLQSCLKLVVLSGETFPLSLWDSLHTLLPETCFLNLYGSTEVSGDCTYFDCSGLPKLLETEKIGSVPIGKPISNCKILLLGDEDKPCEGEICVGGLCLSQGYLHSSIESQSYVMLHNTSLCNHLTSDCGSQLYYRTGDYGRKLSSGDLVFIGRRDRTVKVNGQRLSLEEIETTLELNPYVTEAVVILNRDQTELASLDAFLVLNKETKPDEDVIYSIRNGMREKLPSVMIPNHFVLVESLPSTSSGKVDYEALARLKCPRSRSHGEDMMHINETDSLLDTIKKAVCDALMVKDVSDDDDFFAIGGDSLAAAHLSHSLGIDMRLIYQFRSPSKLVICMSEKKGKLREDMQHNTIQKPDHKTEIEDNNELVSRPSRMQCENSVSAKRLKIDSDQFSSKSMKDKISWDSGYSEMQYAFSRCNNVHYLNSCGNEGGNRENWSVELPRNQMVSIQELWKVHMESCVDASPLVVLKHSKTYLFIGSHSRKFFCIDANSGSICWETILEGRIEGSAMVVGDFSQVVIGCYKEKLYFLDFSTGSLCWTFQAGGEIKCQPVVHTSSQLIWCGSHDHTLYALDYRSQRCVYKLQCGGSIFASPIIDEGHSSLYVASTSGRVTAVSIKDFPFHTLWVLELDAPIFGSLSIIPSSRSVICCLVDGQVVAISPSGTIIWKYRTGGPIFAGPCMSYVLPSQVLVCCRNGSVYSLEPESGCHLWEYNIGDPITASAYIDENLHFESHQLLGSDRLVSVCSSSGRVHVLRVRASLSRDSHEPKVGEIAKLELQADIFSSPVMIGGRIFVGCRDDYVHCLTLESCM comes from the exons ATGTGGATGCAAGAGCACTATCCTGTTGTTGGAGAGCAGCAATTCGCTTTCAAGACTTCAGTTGGTTTTATTGATCATTTGCAGGAGTTTCTTGGCGCTACTCTCAATTCCACCCCATTAGTCATTCCTCCTTTTACTCTCCTTAAACAGAATATTACATCCATCATTGATTTTCTGGAG GCGTATTCTATCAGTAGGCTCGTAGCTGTCCCATCGATGGTCAGAGCTATTCTATCTACTTTACAACATCGTGGACATAATAAGCTCCAAAGTTGCCTGAAGCTGGTAGTTTTAAGTGGCGAAACCTTTCCTCTGAGCCTGTGGGATTCACTTCACACGCTACTTCCGGAAACATGTTTTCTGAACCTATATGGGAGTACAGAG GTATCAGGGGACTGCACTTATTTTGACTGCAGTGGCTTGCCAAAACTCTTAGAGACCGAGAAGATCGGTAGTGTTCCTATTGGCAAGCCGATTTCCAATTGCAAAATTTTACTTCTTGGTGATGAAGATAAACCGTGTGAGGGAGAAATATGTGTTGGTGGTCTCTGTCTTTCTCAAGGATACCTGCATTCCTCGATAGAGTCCCAAAGCTACGTGATGCTGCATAATACCTCACTCTGCAATCATTTAACCAGTGATTGTGGAAGTCAGCTTTATTATAGAACTGGTGATTACGGCCGAAAGCTTTCTAGTGGTGATTTGGTTTTTATTGGAAGAAGGGATCGAACTGTTAAAGTCAATGGACAACGCCTGTCCCTTGAAGAGATTGAAACAACTCTAGAACTAAATCCATATGTTACTGAAGCTGTTGTTATACTTAACAGAGATCAGACAGAGCTTGCTTCACTTGATGCCTTTTTAGTACTGAACAAGGAAACCAAGCCTGATGAAGATGTCATATATTCTATCAGAAATGGGATGAGAGAAAAACTTCCCTCGGTGATGATTCCTAACCATTTTGTTTTGGTGGAGTCACTGCCAAGTACTTCAAGTGGGAAAGTTGATTATGAAGCACTAGCAAGGTTGAAATGTCCTAGAAGTAGAAGTCATGGTGAAGATATGATGCATATCAATGAAACTGATAGTCTACTGgatactattaaaaag GCCGTTTGTGATGCTTTAATGGTCAAAGATGtttcagatgatgatgatttctTTGCCATTGGTGGAGACTCTTTAGCCGCAGCGCATCTTTCTCATAGTCTTGGTATTGATATGAGATTGATCTACCAATTTCGAAGTCCGTCCAAGCTTGTGATCTGTATGTCCGAGAAGAAAGGCAAGTTAAGAGAAGATATGCAACACAACACCATTCAGAAGCCAGACCACAAGACAGAGATTGAGGATAATAATGAGTTGGTTAGTAGACCTTCAAGAATGCAGTGTGAGAACAGCGTCTCTGCAAAGCGATTGAAAATTGATTCAGATCAGTTCTCTTCCAAAAGcatgaaagataaaatatcATGGGATTCAGGATATTCTGAAATGCAGTATGCATTCAGTCGGTGCAACAATGTACATTATCTAAACTCGTGTGGTAACGAAGGGGGAAACCGAGAAAACTGGTCGGTGGAGTTGCCAAGGAACCAAATGGTCTCTATTCAAGAGCTATGGAAAGTTCATATGGAGTCTTGTGTAGATGCCTCGCCCCTGGTTGTGTTGAAGCATTCCAAAACTTATCTATTTATTGGGTCTCATTCACGTAAATTTTTCTGCATcgatgcaaatag TGGTTCGATCTGTTGGGAGACCATTTTAGAAGGAAGGATCGAAGGTTCAGCCATGGTAGTTGGTGACTTTTCTCAG GTCGTTATTGGATGCtacaaagaaaaattatatttcttaGATTTCTCAACTGGAAGCTTATGTTGGACATTCCAAGCAGGTGGTGAG ATAAAGTGCCAACCTGTGGTGCACACATCTTCACAACTGATATG GTGCGGATCACATGACCACACTCTCTATGCCCTTGACTATAGGAGCCAACGCTGTGTTTATAAGCTGCAGTGTGGTGGGAGCATATTTGCGTCACCTATAATTGATGAG GGTCATAGTTCACTTTATGTGGCTTCTACAAGTGGCCGCGTGACAGCTGTATCAATAAAG GATTTCCCATTTCACACCTTGTGGGTACTTGAACTAGATGCACCGATTTTTGGTTCCCTGTCCATTATCCCATCAAGCCGAAGCG TTATTTGCTGCTTGGTTGACGGCCAAGTTGTCGCAATAAGTCCGTCTGGAACTATTATTTGGAAG TATAGGACTGGCGGGCCCATATTTGCTGGGCCTTGCATGTCATATGTGCTTCCTTCtcag GTGCTCGTGTGCTGTAGAAATGGAAGTGTTTATTCACTAGAACCG GAGTCCGGGTGTCATCTGTGGGAATACAATATCGGTGACCCGATCACGGCATCTGCATACATCGATGAAAATCTGCATTTTGAATCGCATCAGCTCCTTGGATCAGACAG GTTGGTGTCTGTATGCTCTAGCTCGGGAAGAGTTCATGTCCTTCGCGTGAGAGCTAGTCTCAGCAGAGATTCACATGAACCAAAAGTAGGAGAAATAGCAAAGTTGGAGTTGCAGGCAGACATTTTCTCTTCACCAGTGATGATTGGTGGCCGGATTTTTGTTGGCTGTCGTGACGACTATGTGCATTGCCTCACTCTTGAGAGCTGCATGTAG